One Bacillus amyloliquefaciens DSM 7 = ATCC 23350 DNA window includes the following coding sequences:
- a CDS encoding type III pantothenate kinase yields the protein MLLVIDVGNTNTVIGVYHDGELEYHWRIETSRHKTEDEFGMLLRSLFEHSGLMFEQIEGIIISSVVPPIMFSLERMCTKYFHIEPQVVGPGMKTGLNIKYDNPKEVGADRIVNAVAAIQQYGGPLIVVDFGTATTYCYIDENKQYMGGAIAPGITISTEALYSRAAKLPRIEIARPDNIIGKNTVSAMQSGILFGYVGQVEGIVKRMKWQAKQEPKVIATGGLASLIANESDCIDIVDPFLTLKGLEIIYERNRVGHV from the coding sequence TTGTTACTGGTTATAGATGTGGGGAACACCAACACCGTGATTGGTGTATATCATGATGGGGAATTAGAATATCATTGGCGTATAGAAACGAGCAGACACAAAACGGAAGATGAATTCGGCATGCTGCTCCGCTCCTTATTTGAACATTCCGGACTCATGTTTGAACAAATTGAAGGGATTATCATCTCATCCGTTGTGCCGCCGATCATGTTCTCTTTAGAAAGAATGTGCACAAAATACTTTCACATCGAGCCGCAGGTTGTCGGCCCGGGGATGAAAACAGGTTTAAATATAAAATATGACAATCCGAAAGAAGTGGGGGCAGACAGGATCGTCAACGCCGTTGCGGCAATTCAGCAGTATGGCGGCCCATTAATTGTCGTTGACTTCGGAACGGCGACGACGTATTGCTACATTGATGAAAACAAGCAATATATGGGCGGCGCGATTGCTCCCGGCATTACGATTTCAACGGAAGCGCTCTACTCCCGTGCGGCCAAGCTTCCGAGAATTGAAATTGCCCGTCCGGATAATATCATCGGCAAAAACACGGTAAGCGCCATGCAGTCCGGCATCCTTTTCGGCTATGTCGGACAAGTTGAAGGCATAGTGAAGCGGATGAAATGGCAGGCCAAACAAGAACCGAAAGTCATTGCGACAGGCGGACTTGCATCATTGATCGCGAACGAATCAGACTGTATTGATATTGTTGACCCGTTTCTCACTCTGAAAGGGCTTGAAATCATTTATGAGCGAAATCGCGTGGGTCACGTATAG
- the hslO gene encoding Hsp33 family molecular chaperone HslO has translation MDYLIKAIAYDGKVRAYAARTTDMVNEAQRRHDTWPTASAAIGRTMTASLILGAMLKGEDKLTVKIEGGGPIGAIVADANAKGEVRAYVSNPHVHFDLNEQGKLDVRRAVGTDGTLSVVKDLGLRDYFTGQVEIVSGELGDDFTYYLVSSEQVPSSVGVGVLVNPDNTILAAGGFIIQLLPGTDEETISTIEKQLSQIEPISKLIQKGLTPEEILEEVLGQKPDVLETMPVKFHCSCSKDRFEAAILGLGKKEIQDMIEEDGKAEAVCHFCNEKYLFTKEELEELRDETTR, from the coding sequence ATGGATTATTTAATTAAAGCAATTGCATATGACGGTAAAGTACGGGCTTATGCAGCCAGAACGACAGATATGGTAAATGAAGCGCAAAGAAGGCATGACACATGGCCGACGGCATCAGCCGCAATCGGCCGGACGATGACAGCTTCTCTGATCCTCGGAGCGATGCTGAAGGGTGAAGATAAGCTGACCGTCAAGATAGAAGGCGGCGGCCCGATCGGTGCCATTGTCGCAGATGCGAACGCAAAGGGTGAAGTCAGAGCCTACGTATCAAATCCGCACGTTCATTTTGACCTCAATGAACAGGGGAAACTGGATGTCAGACGGGCGGTAGGAACGGACGGAACCCTTAGTGTTGTAAAAGATCTGGGCTTGCGTGACTATTTTACGGGACAAGTAGAGATTGTCTCAGGCGAACTCGGTGACGACTTCACATACTACCTAGTTTCTTCTGAACAAGTCCCTTCATCCGTCGGTGTAGGTGTGCTTGTAAACCCTGATAACACAATTCTCGCTGCGGGCGGCTTCATTATCCAGCTTCTCCCGGGAACCGATGAAGAAACCATTTCAACAATCGAAAAGCAATTATCTCAAATCGAACCGATTTCTAAATTAATTCAAAAAGGCCTGACACCGGAAGAAATCTTAGAAGAAGTACTGGGTCAAAAACCGGACGTACTCGAGACCATGCCGGTCAAATTTCACTGTTCTTGTTCAAAAGACCGATTCGAAGCGGCTATTTTAGGACTAGGCAAAAAAGAAATACAAGATATGATAGAAGAAGACGGAAAAGCCGAAGCGGTTTGCCATTTTTGTAATGAGAAATATTTATTTACAAAAGAAGAACTGGAAGAGCTTCGTGACGAAACAACCCGCTAG
- a CDS encoding peptidyl-prolyl cis-trans isomerase codes for MKPRTLLTIIVAALLVCSVAVAYKLTKSQAAGSSEESIATIGDKHITRQDWMKKMEDEYGKSTLEDMINTQVVEKLAKKNKLTVSNSELEREFLLIKAVNNSFYEDSHITEKEWKDQIRYNILLEELLTKDIDISDKEMQSFYNKNKELYQFDDSYRIRHIVVKSKEEADRVLADLKGGSSFEAVAAERSTDRYTSQYGGDLGFVTENQENIPPAYITEAKNLKENEWSAEPIKVSSGYAVIQLKEKLKARTFSYNEVKSQIRRQIAMDQLGDKATVKTLWKEAGVSWFYGEKRTK; via the coding sequence TTGAAACCGAGAACACTTTTGACAATTATTGTAGCGGCGCTGTTAGTATGCAGCGTGGCAGTCGCGTATAAGTTAACAAAATCCCAAGCCGCGGGATCATCTGAAGAATCCATCGCGACAATCGGTGATAAACATATCACGAGGCAAGACTGGATGAAAAAGATGGAAGATGAGTACGGAAAATCAACTCTGGAAGACATGATTAATACACAAGTAGTGGAAAAACTTGCGAAAAAGAATAAACTCACAGTGTCAAACAGCGAACTGGAGAGAGAATTTCTTTTAATCAAAGCTGTGAATAATTCATTTTATGAAGACAGTCATATTACGGAAAAAGAATGGAAAGACCAGATCCGCTACAACATTCTTCTTGAAGAACTGCTGACGAAGGATATCGATATTTCGGATAAGGAAATGCAATCATTTTATAATAAAAATAAAGAACTGTATCAATTCGATGATTCCTACAGAATCCGGCATATCGTCGTTAAAAGCAAAGAAGAAGCGGACAGGGTTCTGGCTGATTTGAAAGGCGGTTCCAGCTTTGAAGCCGTCGCCGCAGAGCGTTCCACAGACAGATACACGTCTCAGTATGGCGGAGACCTCGGCTTTGTGACAGAAAACCAGGAGAATATCCCGCCGGCATATATCACAGAAGCCAAAAACCTTAAAGAAAATGAATGGTCGGCTGAACCGATTAAAGTTTCTTCAGGATATGCGGTCATTCAGCTGAAAGAAAAGCTTAAAGCGAGAACTTTCTCATACAATGAAGTGAAGAGCCAAATCAGACGCCAGATCGCGATGGATCAATTAGGTGATAAGGCGACGGTCAAAACGCTGTGGAAAGAGGCGGGGGTCTCTTGGTTCTACGGGGAAAAAAGAACTAAATGA
- the cysK gene encoding cysteine synthase A, with protein MVRIANSITELIGNTPIVKLNRLTDENSADVYLKLEYMNPGSSVKDRIGVAMIEAAEKEGKLKAGDTIIEPTSGNTGIGLAMVAAAKGLRAILVMPDTMSMERRNLLRAYGAELVLTPGAEGMKGAIKKAEELAEEHGYFVPQQFNNAANPEIHRQTTGKEIVEQFGEDQLDAFVAGIGTGGTITGAGEVLKEAYPSIKIYAVEPADSPVLSGGKPGPHKIQGIGAGFVPETLNTDIYDQIIPVKNEDAFEYARKTAKEEGILGGISSGAAIYAALEIAKKLGKGKKVLAIIPSNGERYLSTPLYQFE; from the coding sequence ATGGTTCGTATTGCAAATTCTATTACTGAACTAATCGGTAATACTCCTATTGTGAAATTGAATCGCCTGACGGATGAAAACAGCGCAGATGTATATCTGAAGCTTGAATACATGAATCCGGGCAGCAGCGTAAAAGACCGTATCGGAGTGGCGATGATTGAAGCGGCTGAAAAAGAAGGGAAATTAAAAGCCGGCGACACAATCATTGAACCGACAAGCGGAAATACAGGAATCGGTCTTGCGATGGTGGCTGCGGCAAAAGGCCTCAGAGCGATCCTCGTTATGCCTGATACGATGAGTATGGAGCGACGCAATCTGCTGCGCGCATACGGGGCGGAGCTTGTACTGACTCCCGGCGCAGAAGGAATGAAGGGCGCCATTAAAAAGGCGGAAGAACTTGCGGAGGAACACGGCTATTTTGTGCCTCAGCAATTCAACAATGCGGCAAACCCGGAAATTCACCGTCAAACAACGGGGAAAGAAATCGTAGAACAGTTTGGAGAAGACCAGCTTGACGCGTTCGTGGCCGGTATCGGTACGGGCGGAACCATCACGGGAGCGGGTGAAGTGCTGAAAGAAGCATATCCATCCATCAAAATTTATGCGGTAGAGCCGGCGGACTCTCCAGTTCTTTCTGGCGGAAAACCGGGTCCGCATAAAATTCAGGGTATCGGTGCGGGTTTTGTCCCTGAAACATTGAACACGGACATTTATGATCAGATCATTCCCGTTAAAAACGAGGACGCATTTGAATATGCCCGTAAAACGGCAAAAGAAGAAGGGATTCTCGGCGGTATTTCTTCCGGAGCAGCCATTTACGCGGCGCTGGAAATCGCGAAAAAACTGGGAAAAGGCAAGAAAGTGCTTGCGATCATCCCTAGTAACGGAGAGCGTTACTTAAGCACACCGCTATATCAGTTTGAATAG
- the pabB gene encoding aminodeoxychorismate synthase, component I, producing MAQRRPAGRRIPFTKQAFLQQYENLSKSRKRHVLLESARGGRFSIAGLDPIASVKGKDGITTIKHEGETLFKEGDPLRAFHEWFEALGTETNDEFPDFQGGAIGFISYDYARYIENFKMLSLDDLETPDIYFLVFDDVAVYDHEEEALWLITHTESEEAELAEEKLSGLEDMWCSLQTEDEPYSPLNRDGDGSYAAPFTEEGFSQAVEQIKQYIASGDVFQVNLSIRQSQSLSVHPYEVYKHLRNVNPSPYMAYLETPGFQVICGSPELLVTKKGKKLEMRPIAGTRSRGKDDAEDKALADELIHNEKERAEHVMLVDLERNDLGRVSRYGSVRVNEFMAIEKYSHVMHIVSNVQGELQDGYDATDIIHAVFPGGTITGAPKVRTMEIIEELEPTRRGLYTGSIGWFGFNGDLQFNIVIRTIYAAGGHAFMQSGAGVVIDSVPKHEYKESFKKAFAMKKALELSEEETKN from the coding sequence ATGGCACAACGCAGACCGGCAGGAAGAAGAATACCTTTTACGAAACAAGCATTTTTACAGCAGTATGAAAACCTTTCGAAATCGAGAAAACGGCATGTTCTGCTCGAAAGCGCGAGAGGGGGAAGATTCAGTATAGCCGGTCTAGATCCGATTGCGTCCGTCAAGGGGAAAGACGGAATTACGACAATCAAGCATGAAGGGGAAACGCTGTTTAAAGAAGGTGACCCGCTGCGGGCCTTTCATGAGTGGTTTGAGGCGCTTGGGACGGAAACAAACGATGAGTTCCCGGACTTCCAAGGCGGCGCAATTGGCTTTATCAGTTACGACTACGCCCGATATATTGAGAATTTTAAGATGCTGTCTTTAGATGATTTGGAAACACCTGATATTTACTTTCTCGTTTTTGACGATGTGGCCGTTTATGACCATGAGGAAGAGGCGTTATGGCTCATTACTCATACCGAATCGGAAGAAGCGGAGCTTGCGGAAGAGAAGCTGTCCGGCTTAGAGGATATGTGGTGTTCCCTCCAAACGGAGGACGAGCCTTATTCACCGCTGAACCGGGACGGAGACGGATCGTATGCCGCTCCGTTCACTGAAGAAGGATTTTCACAGGCTGTAGAACAAATTAAACAATATATTGCGAGCGGTGATGTGTTTCAGGTTAATTTGTCCATCAGGCAATCCCAGTCCTTATCCGTTCATCCGTATGAAGTGTATAAACATTTGAGAAACGTTAATCCGTCTCCTTACATGGCCTATCTGGAGACGCCGGGTTTTCAAGTGATATGCGGGTCGCCGGAGCTATTGGTAACAAAAAAGGGGAAGAAGCTTGAAATGAGACCGATCGCGGGTACGCGTTCAAGAGGAAAAGACGATGCTGAAGACAAGGCGCTTGCTGATGAATTAATTCACAATGAAAAAGAACGTGCGGAACACGTCATGCTTGTTGATCTTGAGCGCAATGATCTCGGGCGCGTATCGCGCTACGGCTCCGTGCGGGTGAACGAGTTTATGGCGATCGAAAAGTACTCCCACGTCATGCATATCGTGTCAAATGTACAGGGAGAACTGCAGGACGGATATGACGCGACAGATATTATTCATGCGGTTTTTCCGGGCGGCACCATCACGGGAGCGCCCAAAGTGAGAACGATGGAAATTATAGAAGAGCTTGAGCCGACAAGACGAGGGCTTTATACTGGATCTATAGGCTGGTTTGGATTTAACGGAGATTTGCAGTTTAACATTGTAATCCGGACGATCTATGCAGCCGGAGGACATGCTTTTATGCAGTCCGGCGCAGGAGTGGTCATTGACTCGGTTCCGAAGCATGAATACAAGGAATCGTTCAAAAAAGCTTTTGCGATGAAAAAGGCATTAGAGCTGAGCGAAGAAGAGACAAAAAATTAG
- the pabA gene encoding aminodeoxychorismate/anthranilate synthase component II: MILMIDNYDSFTYNLVQYLGELGEELIVRRNDGITIEEIEELAPDFLMISPGPCSPDEAGISLEAIKHFAGSIPIFGVCLGHQSIAQVFGGDVVRAERLMHGKTSEIMHDGQTIFNGLQNPLVATRYHSLIVKADTLPDCFTVSAQTKEGEIMAIRHNELPIEGVQFHPESIMTSFGKEMLRNFIETHRKKEVTV; encoded by the coding sequence ATGATATTAATGATTGACAATTATGATTCATTTACGTACAACTTGGTTCAATATTTGGGTGAGCTGGGGGAGGAACTGATCGTCAGACGGAATGACGGGATTACGATTGAAGAGATAGAAGAGCTGGCGCCGGATTTCTTGATGATTTCACCTGGGCCGTGCAGTCCGGATGAAGCGGGGATCAGCCTCGAAGCGATCAAACATTTTGCCGGCAGCATTCCTATTTTCGGCGTATGTCTCGGACATCAGTCGATCGCACAAGTATTCGGCGGCGATGTCGTCAGAGCGGAGCGGCTCATGCACGGCAAAACGTCAGAGATTATGCATGACGGGCAGACAATTTTTAATGGCCTGCAAAATCCGCTGGTCGCCACTCGGTACCACTCGCTTATTGTCAAAGCGGATACATTGCCGGACTGCTTTACGGTATCCGCTCAAACCAAGGAAGGAGAAATTATGGCAATCCGTCATAATGAGCTGCCCATTGAAGGTGTTCAGTTCCATCCGGAATCCATCATGACCTCCTTCGGCAAAGAGATGCTCAGAAACTTTATAGAGACACACCGCAAGAAGGAAGTGACGGTGTGA
- the pabC gene encoding aminodeoxychorismate lyase: MIIYLNGQYIEEKEAALSPFDHGYLYGIGAFETFRLYSGRPFLPDAHVARLNRALRDLQIAYEVNKQELLDMLDSLLLLNDIEDGSARVRLNVSAGVSDKGFTAQTYEKPTVLCFVNRLNPEALPVQKEGKLLSVRRNTPEGSFRLKSHHYLNNMYAKQEIGNDPNLEGIFLTKEGDVAEGIVSNVFWRKGDKVFTPSLDTGILDGVTRQFVIDELKRQGTEVIEGRFRFQSMLEADEAWMTNSVLEIIPFSKIEEVPLPGADGKTVQLLRTQYQREINKMNV, from the coding sequence GTGATTATATATTTGAATGGTCAATATATAGAGGAGAAAGAAGCGGCGCTTTCTCCTTTTGACCATGGTTATCTGTACGGGATCGGCGCGTTCGAGACGTTCAGGCTTTACAGCGGCCGGCCGTTTCTGCCGGATGCGCATGTCGCCAGGCTCAACAGGGCGCTCCGGGATCTGCAGATTGCATATGAGGTGAACAAACAGGAGCTGCTTGATATGCTTGACAGCCTCTTGCTCCTCAATGACATAGAGGACGGCAGCGCGCGTGTCCGGCTTAACGTCTCCGCCGGCGTCAGCGATAAGGGATTTACTGCCCAGACTTATGAAAAGCCGACTGTCCTTTGTTTCGTCAACCGGCTCAATCCGGAAGCCCTGCCTGTTCAAAAAGAAGGCAAGCTTCTCTCTGTCCGGAGAAATACGCCTGAAGGATCTTTTCGGTTAAAATCCCATCACTATTTAAACAACATGTACGCTAAACAGGAAATCGGCAATGATCCGAATCTTGAAGGGATTTTCCTGACCAAAGAAGGAGATGTCGCGGAAGGCATTGTCTCCAATGTGTTTTGGCGAAAAGGAGACAAGGTCTTCACGCCATCCTTGGATACAGGCATTCTCGACGGTGTAACGAGGCAGTTTGTCATTGATGAATTGAAACGGCAGGGGACAGAAGTCATTGAAGGCCGATTCCGTTTTCAATCAATGCTTGAAGCGGATGAAGCGTGGATGACAAACTCCGTCCTTGAAATCATCCCGTTTTCTAAAATAGAGGAAGTGCCGCTTCCCGGAGCGGATGGTAAAACGGTGCAATTGCTCCGGACGCAGTATCAGCGGGAAATAAACAAAATGAATGTATAG
- the folP gene encoding dihydropteroate synthase codes for MAQQTIEQPKLIHTKKGALSYKEKTLIMGILNVTPDSFSDGGKYDSTERALLHAAKMAEEGAHIIDIGGESTRPGASLVSADEEMSRVIPAIERITSELDVPISIDTYKASVADEAVKAGASIINDIWGAKGDPDMASVAAAHSVPIILMHNRKERNYNDLIPDMLADLMESVKIAAEAGVSDENMILDPGIGFAKSYEDNLAVMNKLEVFSGLGYPLLLATSRKRFIGRVLDLPPEERAEGTGATVCLGVQKGCDIVRVHDVKQIARMTKMMDAMLNKGGAHHG; via the coding sequence ATGGCGCAGCAAACAATTGAACAGCCTAAACTGATTCATACAAAAAAAGGCGCTCTGTCCTATAAAGAGAAGACACTCATTATGGGGATATTAAATGTAACGCCAGACTCCTTCTCTGACGGCGGTAAATACGACAGTACGGAAAGAGCGCTTCTCCATGCGGCGAAGATGGCTGAAGAAGGGGCGCACATCATAGATATCGGCGGAGAATCGACAAGGCCCGGCGCATCACTCGTGTCGGCTGATGAGGAAATGTCACGTGTAATCCCCGCCATAGAGCGGATCACAAGCGAACTGGACGTTCCGATTTCAATTGATACGTACAAAGCGTCCGTAGCAGACGAAGCGGTCAAAGCGGGGGCCTCCATCATTAATGACATCTGGGGGGCGAAAGGTGATCCTGACATGGCGTCAGTAGCCGCCGCACACAGTGTTCCGATTATCTTAATGCATAATCGCAAGGAGAGAAACTATAACGATCTGATTCCTGATATGCTCGCAGATTTGATGGAAAGTGTAAAAATTGCCGCAGAAGCCGGCGTTTCAGATGAAAACATGATTCTGGATCCGGGGATCGGCTTCGCGAAAAGCTATGAGGACAATCTGGCTGTCATGAACAAGCTGGAAGTGTTCAGCGGGTTAGGGTATCCGCTGCTCCTCGCGACATCGAGAAAAAGATTCATCGGCCGTGTGCTTGACCTTCCTCCTGAAGAACGTGCCGAGGGGACGGGAGCGACGGTATGCCTTGGCGTCCAGAAAGGCTGCGACATTGTGAGGGTGCACGATGTCAAGCAGATCGCGAGAATGACTAAGATGATGGATGCTATGTTGAATAAAGGAGGCGCACATCATGGATAA
- the folB gene encoding dihydroneopterin aldolase yields MDKVYVEGMEFYGYHGVFEEENKLGQRFKVDLTAELDLSKAGQTDDLSYTINYAELYSVCRGIVEGEPVNLVETLAERIADTVLKKFEPVQQCTVKVIKPDPPIPGHYKSVAIEMTRKKS; encoded by the coding sequence ATGGATAAAGTATATGTAGAAGGTATGGAGTTTTACGGATATCACGGCGTGTTCGAAGAAGAAAATAAACTCGGTCAGCGTTTCAAAGTAGACCTGACTGCCGAGCTGGATTTGAGCAAAGCGGGACAAACGGATGACCTTTCTTATACCATTAATTATGCGGAGCTTTACAGTGTCTGCCGCGGCATCGTTGAGGGCGAGCCCGTCAATTTGGTCGAGACGCTTGCGGAACGGATCGCAGACACGGTTCTTAAGAAATTTGAGCCTGTGCAGCAATGTACGGTAAAGGTTATTAAGCCTGATCCGCCGATTCCCGGCCATTATAAATCAGTAGCCATAGAAATGACGAGAAAGAAATCATGA
- the folK gene encoding 2-amino-4-hydroxy-6-hydroxymethyldihydropteridine diphosphokinase yields the protein MNNTAYIGLGSNMGDREHYLRQAVAMLSRQDGVTVSKVSSIYETDPVGYEDQDQFLNMAVEVKTALSPFDLLDVTQSIEAELGRTREIRWGPRTADLDILLYNRENIETERLIVPHPRMYERLFVLAPLKEICPQADHITISAETNQEGVRVWKQKSGVDEFVHSES from the coding sequence ATGAACAACACGGCATATATCGGCCTCGGCTCCAATATGGGCGATCGTGAACACTATTTGCGCCAGGCAGTGGCCATGCTCAGCCGGCAGGATGGCGTGACGGTGTCAAAAGTGTCCTCCATATATGAAACGGATCCCGTCGGCTATGAGGATCAGGATCAGTTTCTCAATATGGCGGTTGAAGTGAAAACGGCATTATCACCTTTTGACCTTCTTGATGTGACGCAGAGCATTGAAGCTGAATTAGGAAGAACGAGGGAGATCCGCTGGGGGCCGCGAACGGCAGACCTTGACATTTTGCTGTATAATCGTGAAAATATTGAAACAGAGCGGCTGATTGTTCCGCATCCGAGAATGTATGAGCGCTTATTTGTCCTTGCGCCGTTAAAAGAAATTTGTCCTCAGGCGGATCATATCACCATAAGCGCTGAAACAAACCAAGAAGGTGTAAGAGTATGGAAGCAGAAATCTGGGGTAGACGAATTCGTGCATTCAGAAAGCTGA
- a CDS encoding helix-turn-helix domain-containing protein, whose product MEAEIWGRRIRAFRKLKGYTQEGFAKAIGISVSILGEIERGNRLPSAVIIRDAADALNISAEELAPPQNARKEVD is encoded by the coding sequence ATGGAAGCAGAAATCTGGGGTAGACGAATTCGTGCATTCAGAAAGCTGAAGGGGTATACTCAAGAAGGGTTTGCAAAAGCGATAGGTATATCAGTTTCCATTCTCGGGGAGATTGAACGCGGAAACCGTTTGCCGTCAGCTGTGATCATTCGTGATGCTGCTGATGCTTTAAATATAAGCGCGGAGGAATTGGCTCCGCCTCAAAATGCACGAAAGGAGGTCGATTAA
- the dusB gene encoding tRNA dihydrouridine synthase DusB yields MFKIGDIELKNRVVLAPMAGVCNAAFRLTVKEFGAGLVCAEMVSDKAILYNNAKTMGMLFIEEREKPLSLQIFGGEKETLVEAAKFVDQNTTADIIDINMGCPVPKITKCDAGAKWLLDPNKIYEMVSAVVDAVDKPVTVKMRMGWDEDHIYAVKNAQAVERAGGKAVALHGRTRVQMYEGTANWDIIKEVKQSLSIPVIGNGDVKTPQDAKRMLEETGVDGVMIGRAALGNPWMIYRTVQYLETGELKDEPKVREKMSVCKLHLDRLIKLKGEKVAVREMRKHAAWYLKGVRGNAEVRNGINHCEAREEFVQLLDAFTAEVEAKELQDAKVG; encoded by the coding sequence ATGTTTAAAATCGGTGATATTGAATTGAAAAACAGAGTAGTTCTTGCTCCGATGGCCGGAGTCTGCAATGCCGCATTCCGTCTTACTGTTAAAGAATTCGGAGCGGGACTCGTATGTGCGGAAATGGTCAGTGACAAAGCCATTCTGTACAACAACGCGAAAACAATGGGAATGCTCTTCATCGAGGAGAGAGAAAAACCTCTCAGCCTTCAGATTTTCGGAGGAGAGAAAGAAACCCTTGTAGAAGCGGCTAAGTTTGTCGATCAAAATACGACAGCTGATATTATTGATATTAACATGGGATGTCCTGTGCCGAAGATTACAAAATGCGATGCGGGGGCAAAATGGCTTCTCGATCCGAACAAAATTTATGAAATGGTATCCGCAGTAGTAGATGCTGTTGATAAACCCGTCACAGTGAAAATGCGAATGGGTTGGGATGAAGATCACATTTATGCCGTGAAAAACGCCCAGGCTGTTGAACGCGCCGGCGGAAAAGCCGTTGCGCTGCACGGCCGCACAAGAGTGCAAATGTATGAAGGCACTGCGAACTGGGATATCATTAAAGAAGTAAAACAATCCCTCTCTATTCCTGTCATCGGAAACGGCGATGTCAAAACGCCTCAGGACGCGAAACGCATGCTCGAGGAAACCGGTGTTGACGGTGTCATGATCGGCCGTGCCGCACTCGGCAACCCGTGGATGATCTACCGTACGGTTCAGTACCTTGAAACCGGTGAGTTAAAAGACGAACCGAAAGTCCGTGAAAAAATGTCAGTATGTAAGCTGCACTTAGACCGCCTGATTAAGTTAAAAGGCGAAAAAGTGGCAGTCAGAGAAATGAGAAAACACGCTGCCTGGTATCTGAAAGGCGTCAGAGGCAATGCGGAGGTCCGCAACGGAATCAACCATTGTGAGGCGCGTGAAGAGTTTGTGCAGCTTTTAGATGCATTTACGGCTGAAGTAGAGGCAAAAGAGCTTCAAGATGCAAAAGTAGGTTAA